In Kushneria marisflavi, the following are encoded in one genomic region:
- a CDS encoding ABC transporter substrate-binding protein produces the protein MKPLKGLQKGAQGAACALMASAMVSAMPLLATPVQAETVRAVMHSGLRVLDPVATTAHITRDHGYMIFDTLLAMDEKFQPRPQMADWSVSDDGMVYTFTLRDGLKWHDGSDVTASDVVASFQRWAARDGGGQMLMDHVAGIEATDAQTVTLTLSSAFAYVLELMAKPSSIPLFIMPARIADKSPDEMLSVEDQIGSGPFRFVAGDYDPGNRVVYEKFEDYVPRDEPASWLAGGKVVNVDRVEWINMSDAQTALNALNTGEIDFLEAPSVDLLPILQANADIVVDNPNELGSQTMGRLNFLYPPFDNPDIRRAALMALNQTDVLASLVGNPEYYSTCPSMYGCSTPLATDAGAPALLTGKGDVAAAQQLLKDAGYDGTPVVMMQPTDSPTVSPQPVIAAQLMRRAGFTVDLQPMDWQTLVTRRASQQPPDQGGWNMFFTNWALPEVWNPLVNPMLNGRGRDGGWFGWPQDEALEEMREAFARAETDEARKDIAERLQVHAFEQVTYIPLGEYKTPSAWRSDLTGILHAPLPVFWNLSRSR, from the coding sequence ATGAAACCGCTCAAAGGGCTTCAAAAGGGTGCTCAGGGTGCTGCATGCGCTCTGATGGCTTCTGCGATGGTCAGTGCGATGCCACTGCTGGCAACACCGGTGCAGGCCGAAACCGTTCGCGCCGTAATGCACTCAGGACTGCGCGTACTGGACCCGGTGGCCACGACGGCGCACATCACGCGCGATCACGGCTACATGATCTTCGATACCCTGCTGGCCATGGACGAGAAGTTCCAGCCACGGCCGCAAATGGCGGACTGGTCGGTCTCCGATGACGGCATGGTGTATACCTTTACCCTGCGTGATGGCCTCAAATGGCACGATGGCAGCGATGTCACTGCCAGCGATGTTGTAGCGTCCTTTCAGCGCTGGGCCGCACGGGATGGCGGCGGCCAGATGCTGATGGATCATGTCGCAGGCATCGAAGCCACGGACGCTCAGACCGTGACCCTGACGCTGTCATCCGCCTTTGCCTATGTGCTTGAGCTGATGGCAAAGCCTTCCTCCATACCGCTATTTATCATGCCCGCCCGAATTGCCGACAAATCGCCCGATGAAATGCTCAGCGTCGAGGATCAGATCGGCTCCGGCCCCTTCAGGTTCGTCGCCGGGGACTATGATCCGGGCAACCGGGTGGTCTATGAAAAATTCGAGGATTATGTGCCTCGTGATGAGCCGGCAAGCTGGCTGGCCGGTGGCAAGGTCGTCAATGTCGACCGCGTCGAGTGGATCAACATGAGTGATGCACAGACGGCCCTGAACGCGCTCAATACCGGTGAAATCGATTTCCTCGAGGCGCCCTCCGTTGATCTGCTGCCGATCCTCCAGGCCAATGCCGATATCGTGGTGGACAATCCCAACGAGCTGGGCAGTCAGACCATGGGCCGGCTCAACTTTCTTTACCCGCCCTTTGATAATCCCGACATTCGACGCGCTGCGCTCATGGCGCTGAATCAGACCGATGTGCTGGCCTCACTGGTAGGCAATCCCGAATACTATTCGACCTGTCCTTCCATGTATGGCTGCTCGACGCCGCTGGCGACCGATGCCGGCGCGCCGGCGTTGCTGACCGGCAAGGGTGATGTGGCGGCCGCGCAACAGCTGCTGAAGGATGCCGGCTATGACGGTACGCCAGTGGTCATGATGCAGCCCACCGATTCCCCTACGGTCAGCCCGCAGCCGGTGATCGCCGCCCAGCTCATGCGCCGTGCCGGCTTTACGGTGGATCTGCAGCCGATGGACTGGCAGACGCTGGTCACCCGTCGAGCCAGTCAGCAGCCGCCTGATCAGGGAGGGTGGAACATGTTTTTCACCAACTGGGCGCTGCCTGAGGTCTGGAACCCGCTGGTCAATCCCATGCTGAACGGGCGCGGTCGTGATGGTGGCTGGTTTGGCTGGCCGCAGGACGAGGCGCTGGAGGAGATGCGCGAGGCGTTTGCAAGGGCCGAGACCGATGAGGCGCGCAAGGACATTGCCGAGCGCCTTCAGGTCCACGCCTTCGAGCAGGTCACCTACATCCCGCTGGGGGAGTACAAGACGCCTTCTGCCTGGCGCAGTGACCTCACGGGAATACTGCATGCGCCGCTGCCGGTGTTCTGGAATCTGTCACGGTCCAGATAG
- a CDS encoding ABC transporter permease has translation MLGYCLKRTLAAVPVMVIVALFVFLLLRLSPGDPAAIIAGDMATPDQLARIREALGLNEPMHIQFFRWSGELLQGNFGTSLMSGMSVTTLMAQRLEPTVSLAIFSMLLSVLVAVPMGVLAAWKHGSLIDRAIMSLSVIGFSVPVFVIGYLLIKLLAIDLGWLPVQGFRRLSEEGPWPFLEHALLPAIMLSTIYIALIARMTRASMLDVLGEDYIRTAHAKGASEKRVLFRHALRNAGVPILEVIGTGFALMITGVVVTESVFNIPGLGRLTVDAILSRDYPVIQGLILVTSGVYVLINLLIDLSYALLDPRIRYQ, from the coding sequence ATGCTCGGTTATTGTCTGAAACGGACCCTGGCGGCGGTTCCTGTCATGGTCATTGTGGCGCTCTTTGTCTTTCTGCTGCTGCGGCTGTCACCCGGTGATCCGGCCGCCATCATTGCCGGTGACATGGCAACGCCTGATCAGCTGGCGCGCATTCGCGAGGCGCTGGGGCTTAACGAGCCCATGCACATTCAGTTCTTCCGCTGGTCAGGAGAGCTTTTGCAGGGCAACTTCGGGACATCATTGATGTCCGGCATGTCGGTCACGACGCTCATGGCACAGCGGCTTGAGCCCACGGTCAGTCTGGCCATTTTCAGCATGCTGCTGTCGGTGCTGGTGGCGGTGCCGATGGGTGTTCTGGCGGCCTGGAAGCACGGCAGCCTGATTGACCGGGCCATCATGTCGCTGTCGGTTATCGGGTTTTCGGTTCCGGTATTTGTGATCGGTTATCTGCTGATCAAGCTGCTGGCCATCGACCTTGGGTGGCTGCCGGTGCAGGGGTTTCGCCGTCTCAGCGAGGAAGGGCCATGGCCCTTCCTTGAGCACGCCCTGCTGCCTGCCATAATGCTCTCGACCATCTACATTGCCCTGATTGCCCGCATGACGCGCGCCAGCATGCTGGATGTGCTGGGCGAGGACTACATCCGTACGGCCCATGCCAAGGGGGCCAGCGAAAAACGGGTCCTGTTTCGACACGCCCTGCGCAACGCAGGGGTACCGATTCTCGAGGTCATCGGAACCGGGTTTGCGCTGATGATCACAGGCGTTGTGGTCACCGAGAGCGTGTTCAACATTCCAGGGCTCGGACGTCTGACCGTGGATGCCATTCTCTCCCGGGACTATCCCGTCATTCAGGGACTGATCCTGGTCACCAGCGGGGTATATGTGTTGATCAATCTTCTGATTGATCTCTCCTATGCGCTGCTCGACCCGAGGATTCGCTACCAATGA
- a CDS encoding ABC transporter permease — protein sequence MNTSSPSMAAGPVPGRRWRLWPARLPGWTVMAATLCLALIVLVAILAPWLAPHDPLAMSPADRLKPAGDSYWLGSDAYGRDLLSRILYGARISLIVGIGSALISVVIGLPLGILAGFFRTLDTLIMRVMDGLMAIPSVLLAIAIVSLTSASLWTVMAAITVPEIPRVVRLVRSVVLSAREEPYVEAAVSLGSSLPAIMWRHLMPNTLAPLIVMSTYICASAILTEAILSFLGAGLGTETPTWGNIMAEGRTYFMIKPGLIFWPGLLLSLCILSINLLGDAARDHLDPRLQKRGGAR from the coding sequence ATGAATACATCCTCTCCCTCAATGGCTGCAGGCCCTGTTCCCGGGCGGCGCTGGCGTCTGTGGCCGGCCCGGCTCCCTGGCTGGACGGTCATGGCAGCCACTCTGTGTCTGGCGCTGATCGTGCTGGTCGCCATACTGGCGCCGTGGCTTGCGCCACACGATCCGCTGGCCATGTCGCCTGCCGATCGTCTCAAGCCTGCCGGTGACAGCTACTGGCTGGGTAGCGATGCCTACGGGCGCGATCTGCTGTCACGCATTCTTTACGGCGCGCGGATTTCCCTGATCGTGGGGATCGGCAGTGCTCTGATCAGCGTAGTGATCGGTCTGCCGCTGGGTATTCTGGCCGGCTTTTTCCGCACGCTGGATACGCTGATCATGCGCGTCATGGATGGTCTGATGGCGATTCCCAGCGTGTTGCTGGCCATTGCGATTGTCTCGCTCACCAGTGCCAGTCTGTGGACGGTCATGGCCGCGATTACCGTGCCCGAAATTCCGCGGGTGGTCAGGCTGGTGCGCTCGGTGGTGCTGTCGGCAAGGGAAGAACCCTATGTCGAGGCTGCCGTGTCGCTCGGAAGCAGTCTGCCGGCCATCATGTGGCGACACCTGATGCCCAATACCCTGGCGCCCCTGATCGTCATGAGTACCTACATCTGTGCCTCGGCCATCCTGACCGAAGCCATCCTCTCCTTTCTGGGCGCCGGGCTGGGCACGGAAACCCCGACCTGGGGCAACATCATGGCCGAGGGGCGAACCTACTTCATGATCAAGCCCGGCCTGATTTTCTGGCCCGGACTGTTGCTGTCGCTGTGCATCCTGTCCATCAATCTGCTGGGTGATGCCGCCCGTGACCATCTTGACCCCCGACTGCAAAAGCGTGGAGGTGCCCGATGA
- a CDS encoding ABC transporter ATP-binding protein — protein MTAPGAVHDMSSEIVLRVRDLSVSSHGSPARQILKGVSFDIAAGETLCLVGESGSGKSVTSLSIMGLLPRGVLEHRGGDIRLEQTSLMSLSSARLRELRASRIAMIFQEPMTALNPLMRVGEQIEEVLVMHRREGSARERRSRVLDMLEQVQLPDIERMYDSWPHQLSGGQRQRIMIAMALILEPRLLIADEPTTALDVTTQKQILWLIRQLQERHGTSVLFITHDMGVVADIADRVCVMRHGEVVETQPVEALLRHPATEYTRSLLMAVPGLQPRPARPVTEREIVLEAIELEKCYGERSRWARLMGKRDMRTHAASDVSFALTRGRTLGIVGESGSGKSTVARCVMRMIEPTGGGVRVMGRDISSLGRTALKPHRKRIQMIFQDPFRSLNPRLAIGESLIEGPVNYGSTRTQALARASELLAIVGLPEDAMTRYPHQFSGGQRQRIAIARALAMEPDVLVADEAVSALDVSVQAQVLTLLEDIQKRMGVAVLFITHDLRVAARICDDIMVMQKGRVVEYGPTAHVLGAPEHAYTRSLMAAAPGRHWDFAAFRPLAETSEQLPSNLFSIG, from the coding sequence ATGACCGCACCAGGTGCCGTTCATGACATGTCCTCCGAGATCGTTCTCAGGGTGAGGGATCTGAGCGTATCGAGTCACGGCTCACCCGCCCGGCAGATTCTCAAGGGGGTCAGCTTCGATATTGCGGCCGGCGAAACCCTGTGTCTGGTAGGGGAGTCGGGGTCCGGAAAATCGGTGACCTCATTGAGCATCATGGGGCTTTTGCCCAGGGGAGTTCTTGAACATCGCGGCGGTGATATTCGACTGGAGCAGACCTCGCTGATGTCGCTGTCATCCGCTCGACTGCGCGAGCTGCGTGCCAGTCGCATTGCGATGATCTTTCAGGAGCCCATGACAGCGCTCAATCCTCTGATGCGCGTCGGGGAGCAGATCGAGGAAGTACTGGTCATGCACCGTCGAGAGGGCTCTGCCCGCGAGCGGCGCTCACGTGTTCTCGACATGCTGGAGCAGGTGCAGCTGCCGGATATCGAACGCATGTATGACAGCTGGCCGCATCAGCTCTCGGGCGGGCAGCGTCAGCGCATCATGATCGCCATGGCACTGATTCTCGAGCCCCGGCTGCTGATTGCCGATGAGCCGACGACCGCTCTGGATGTGACCACTCAAAAGCAGATTCTCTGGCTGATTCGACAGCTGCAGGAGCGTCACGGCACCTCGGTCCTGTTTATTACCCATGATATGGGCGTCGTGGCCGATATTGCCGACCGTGTGTGTGTCATGCGTCATGGCGAAGTGGTCGAGACACAGCCGGTTGAAGCCCTGCTGCGCCATCCGGCCACGGAATATACCCGGTCTCTTTTGATGGCGGTGCCAGGCCTTCAGCCCCGGCCGGCGCGTCCGGTGACCGAGCGCGAGATCGTGCTCGAGGCGATCGAGCTTGAAAAGTGTTACGGCGAGCGCTCGCGATGGGCGCGACTGATGGGCAAGCGGGACATGCGTACACACGCAGCCAGCGACGTCAGTTTCGCGCTGACCCGAGGGCGTACTCTGGGCATTGTCGGTGAGAGTGGATCCGGCAAATCCACGGTGGCGCGCTGTGTGATGCGCATGATTGAGCCTACGGGCGGTGGCGTGCGCGTGATGGGGCGCGATATCTCGAGTCTCGGGCGCACCGCGCTGAAACCACATCGAAAGCGAATCCAGATGATCTTTCAGGACCCGTTTCGCTCGCTCAATCCGAGGCTTGCCATCGGTGAGAGCTTGATCGAAGGGCCGGTCAACTACGGCAGTACGAGGACGCAGGCGCTGGCACGGGCCAGTGAGTTGCTGGCAATCGTCGGGCTACCGGAAGATGCCATGACCCGCTATCCGCATCAGTTTTCCGGCGGTCAGCGTCAGCGCATCGCCATTGCCCGGGCGCTGGCGATGGAGCCTGATGTGCTGGTGGCGGATGAGGCCGTTTCGGCACTGGATGTGTCGGTTCAGGCGCAGGTGCTGACCCTTTTGGAGGATATTCAAAAGCGCATGGGCGTGGCGGTATTGTTCATTACCCATGACCTGCGGGTCGCGGCTCGAATCTGCGATGACATCATGGTCATGCAGAAGGGCCGCGTGGTGGAGTACGGGCCAACGGCCCATGTGCTGGGCGCGCCGGAGCATGCCTATACCCGGTCCCTGATGGCGGCGGCGCCGGGGCGACACTGGGATTTTGCCGCCTTCAGACCGCTGGCAGAAACGTCGGAACAGCTCCCGAGCAATCTCTTCTCGATCGGGTAA
- a CDS encoding M81 family metallopeptidase — MAPPRIAMGGFLHETNTFGPSPATLEDFMQGGGMPPLTEGEAIFSALADSNIGLCGFIEGARAQGWTLLPTLWTTASPSAHVTEAAFEHIVARLLAHIENAMPLAGVYLDLHGAMVTTHLDDGEGEILRRVRALVGPQVPIVASLDLHGNVTALMVSEADMLIAYRTYPHVDMAETGQRCAVAMSDLLSRKAPPFKAFRQLDFLMPIAWQCTDELPCRALYDDIRSLEGPALASVSFLTGFPAADIPDCGPSVLVYGDKQADIDRVADALVANIRTQEAAFAGRVLLPEEGVREAMRLIGQGMAPVVIADTQDNPGAGGNSDTMGMLRALMACGADHAAIGNIFDPEAARLAHEAGVGAVVELSLGGRSNVVGDAPLEALFVVEALSDGRFEAAGPYYGGARLDMGPSACLRIGGIRVVVVSRKAQMADQAMYRSVGIEPQKQHILVNKSSVHFRADFAPIARAILVCAAPGPMAVDPGRLPWRRLRPGLRTSPLGTPFNFQVPLSESQTFPANNNTRS, encoded by the coding sequence ATGGCACCACCTCGTATTGCCATGGGCGGGTTCCTGCATGAAACCAATACCTTTGGGCCCAGTCCGGCGACGCTTGAAGATTTCATGCAAGGGGGCGGCATGCCGCCGTTAACAGAAGGTGAGGCCATTTTTTCGGCCCTTGCCGACAGCAATATCGGTCTGTGCGGGTTCATCGAGGGCGCACGCGCTCAGGGCTGGACACTGCTGCCGACGCTATGGACAACAGCCAGTCCTTCAGCCCATGTCACCGAGGCGGCCTTTGAACACATTGTGGCTCGCCTGCTGGCGCATATCGAGAATGCCATGCCGCTGGCGGGCGTGTATCTCGATCTGCATGGGGCCATGGTGACCACTCATCTCGATGATGGCGAAGGAGAAATTCTGCGCCGGGTGAGGGCACTGGTCGGGCCGCAGGTACCGATCGTGGCCTCGCTGGACCTGCATGGCAATGTCACCGCCCTGATGGTGAGCGAGGCCGACATGTTGATCGCCTATCGGACCTACCCGCACGTTGACATGGCCGAGACCGGTCAGCGCTGTGCGGTGGCCATGAGTGATCTTCTGAGCCGGAAGGCACCCCCGTTCAAGGCGTTTCGTCAGCTCGATTTTCTGATGCCGATTGCCTGGCAGTGCACCGATGAGCTGCCATGCAGGGCCCTTTATGACGATATCCGCTCACTGGAGGGGCCGGCGCTGGCCTCCGTATCGTTTCTGACCGGCTTTCCGGCTGCTGATATCCCTGACTGCGGTCCAAGCGTGCTGGTTTATGGAGACAAACAGGCAGACATTGACCGGGTTGCTGATGCTCTGGTGGCGAATATCAGGACACAGGAGGCCGCCTTTGCCGGTCGAGTGCTGTTGCCCGAGGAGGGCGTGCGAGAGGCGATGCGGCTGATCGGTCAGGGCATGGCTCCGGTCGTGATCGCGGATACGCAGGACAATCCCGGCGCCGGGGGTAACTCCGACACCATGGGGATGCTCAGGGCGCTGATGGCCTGTGGCGCCGATCACGCTGCCATCGGTAACATCTTTGACCCGGAGGCGGCACGTCTTGCGCATGAGGCCGGCGTCGGGGCCGTGGTCGAGCTGTCACTGGGCGGTCGTTCGAACGTGGTGGGGGATGCACCACTTGAGGCATTATTTGTGGTGGAGGCCCTTTCCGACGGCCGGTTCGAGGCCGCTGGCCCCTACTATGGTGGTGCGCGGCTTGATATGGGGCCATCGGCCTGTCTGCGCATTGGTGGCATCCGGGTGGTAGTGGTCAGTCGCAAGGCACAGATGGCCGATCAGGCCATGTACCGCTCGGTAGGGATCGAGCCGCAAAAGCAGCATATTCTGGTCAACAAGAGCTCGGTGCACTTTCGTGCCGACTTCGCCCCGATCGCCCGGGCCATTCTGGTCTGTGCCGCGCCCGGCCCCATGGCGGTTGATCCCGGGCGGTTGCCCTGGCGTCGTCTGCGTCCGGGGCTTCGTACTTCACCGCTGGGGACACCCTTCAACTTTCAGGTCCCGTTGTCTGAATCCCAGACCTTTCCTGCCAACAACAATACAAGGAGCTGA
- a CDS encoding M20 aminoacylase family protein → MAVMADIEAFSQEMTRIRQDLHAHPEIGFEEQRTAGIVADYLRQLDIEVHAGIGKTGVVGIVEGHQGPGRSIGLRADMDALPMEEETGLPFASRHAGRFHGCGHDGHTTMLMGAARHLAAHRDFAGRVVLIFQPAEEGLGGARAMLADGLFERFPCDEIYALHNAPHLDHGQVGILSGKAMAGAEFFDIHIRGCGSHGAQPNNARDPIVVATQLAQAMQSIVSRNTHPLDAAVLSITQIHSGAAYNVIPQSATLSGTIRSLDDEVASLVDRRIRELAAGLASAYGVEIEVDIRNIFSVLENYPEPTEFLARAARDIVGEKGVTRLPRPVMGSEDFADMLKVVPGAYCWVGHAGNVPVHNPAFTLDDGILPIGASLLARIAERRLTGDAV, encoded by the coding sequence ATGGCCGTCATGGCAGATATCGAAGCGTTTTCGCAGGAGATGACCCGTATTCGACAGGATCTGCATGCCCATCCGGAAATCGGATTCGAGGAGCAGCGTACCGCCGGCATCGTCGCAGACTACCTGCGGCAACTGGATATCGAGGTGCATGCCGGTATCGGTAAAACCGGTGTGGTCGGGATTGTCGAGGGGCATCAGGGGCCGGGTCGTTCGATCGGATTGCGTGCCGACATGGATGCCCTGCCCATGGAAGAAGAGACCGGTCTGCCGTTTGCATCACGTCATGCCGGGCGATTTCACGGCTGCGGTCATGATGGTCATACCACCATGCTGATGGGCGCTGCCCGGCACCTGGCCGCTCATCGTGATTTCGCCGGACGCGTGGTCTTGATCTTCCAGCCCGCCGAGGAGGGGCTTGGCGGTGCCCGTGCCATGCTGGCCGATGGGCTTTTCGAGCGCTTCCCGTGTGATGAAATCTATGCCCTGCACAATGCGCCTCATCTCGATCATGGTCAGGTCGGGATCCTCAGCGGCAAGGCGATGGCGGGAGCCGAGTTTTTCGATATCCATATTCGCGGCTGCGGCAGTCATGGCGCGCAACCCAATAATGCCCGTGACCCGATTGTGGTGGCCACTCAGTTGGCGCAGGCCATGCAGAGTATCGTCAGTCGCAATACGCATCCGCTGGATGCGGCAGTGCTTTCGATTACCCAGATCCATTCAGGCGCGGCCTATAACGTCATTCCGCAGTCGGCGACGCTGTCCGGCACGATTCGAAGCCTTGATGATGAAGTAGCGTCGCTGGTGGATCGTCGCATCAGAGAACTGGCGGCGGGGCTTGCCAGTGCCTATGGGGTGGAGATTGAAGTTGATATTCGCAATATCTTTTCAGTACTTGAAAACTATCCCGAGCCGACTGAGTTTCTGGCACGGGCAGCACGGGACATTGTGGGTGAAAAGGGGGTTACTCGCCTGCCACGGCCGGTCATGGGCAGTGAAGACTTTGCCGACATGCTGAAAGTGGTGCCGGGGGCCTATTGCTGGGTAGGCCATGCCGGCAATGTGCCGGTCCATAATCCGGCCTTTACGCTGGATGATGGGATACTGCCGATAGGAGCCAGTCTACTGGCGCGGATTGCCGAGCGACGACTCACCGGTGACGCCGTCTAG
- a CDS encoding amidase produces the protein MSQAASSAESFPDIVRWDASRLSSAIHARDVSCREVMSAYLAHIDRFNPRINAIVSRRDSDELIREADQCDLELDQGRSRGWLHGIPQAIKDLSDARGLPTSMGSPLFVGQSAGSDSLMAARLRQAGALFIGKTNTPEFGLGSHTFNEVHGATRNPWQPALSAGGSSGGAAAALACRLLPVADGSDMMGSLRNPAAFNNVFGLRPSFGRVPMLSAGDNFGQQLSTAGPMARSVSDLSRLLSLQAGAHSSVPLSITDDPTLLLPPFETSVAGTRIGWIGDWEGYLAMEEGVLPLCEKALNVFQTLGCEIAPVTPGIDPDSLWSAWLVLRQWAVAGNLSSLWQDSRCRDALKPEACWEIERGVALSAMQVFEANRTRSRWYACLLELFERYDYLALPSAQVFPFPVEQRWPSEINGRTMDTYHRWTEVVIPGSMSGCPVISLPAGFNDNGLPMGVQLIGRHRAERAMLALAGAYEAAATGWIDALPDPMMTQGVL, from the coding sequence ATGTCGCAGGCTGCTTCATCTGCCGAGTCTTTTCCCGACATTGTTCGCTGGGACGCTTCCCGGCTTTCAAGCGCCATTCATGCACGTGATGTCTCCTGTCGCGAGGTCATGAGTGCCTACCTGGCCCATATCGATCGCTTTAATCCGCGCATCAACGCCATCGTGTCGCGTCGCGACAGCGATGAGTTGATCAGGGAGGCCGATCAGTGCGATCTCGAGCTGGATCAGGGGAGAAGTCGCGGTTGGCTGCACGGTATTCCTCAGGCGATCAAGGATTTGAGTGATGCAAGGGGACTGCCTACCAGCATGGGCTCGCCGCTTTTTGTCGGGCAGTCTGCAGGCAGTGACAGCCTCATGGCAGCCCGCCTGCGCCAGGCCGGAGCGCTGTTTATTGGCAAGACCAATACGCCTGAATTCGGCCTTGGCTCCCATACCTTCAACGAGGTCCATGGGGCGACTCGAAACCCCTGGCAGCCAGCACTGAGTGCCGGAGGCTCCAGCGGTGGCGCGGCCGCGGCACTGGCCTGTCGTCTACTGCCGGTCGCCGATGGCAGCGACATGATGGGATCGCTGCGCAACCCTGCAGCATTCAATAACGTGTTTGGGCTGCGGCCGTCATTTGGCCGGGTACCAATGCTGTCGGCCGGTGATAATTTCGGCCAGCAGCTGTCAACGGCCGGACCGATGGCACGCAGTGTATCGGATCTGTCGCGACTGCTTTCCCTTCAGGCTGGTGCCCATTCGAGTGTTCCGCTTTCCATTACCGATGACCCGACGCTGCTGTTGCCGCCGTTTGAAACATCCGTTGCCGGTACTCGTATCGGCTGGATCGGCGACTGGGAGGGTTACCTCGCGATGGAAGAGGGTGTCCTGCCCCTGTGTGAGAAGGCGCTGAACGTTTTTCAAACGCTGGGCTGCGAGATAGCGCCTGTTACACCCGGGATTGATCCGGATTCGCTCTGGTCGGCCTGGCTGGTGCTGCGTCAGTGGGCCGTGGCGGGCAATCTGTCATCCCTATGGCAGGACAGCCGTTGCCGCGATGCCCTCAAGCCGGAGGCGTGCTGGGAAATTGAGCGAGGGGTAGCGCTGTCGGCCATGCAGGTCTTTGAAGCCAATAGAACGCGCAGCCGCTGGTATGCCTGTCTGCTTGAACTTTTTGAGCGCTACGATTATCTGGCCCTGCCCTCGGCACAGGTCTTTCCCTTTCCGGTCGAGCAGCGCTGGCCGTCAGAGATCAATGGACGGACGATGGATACGTATCATCGCTGGACGGAGGTGGTTATCCCGGGGTCGATGTCCGGCTGTCCGGTAATCAGTCTGCCGGCAGGCTTCAATGACAATGGGCTGCCCATGGGGGTTCAGCTGATCGGGCGCCACCGTGCCGAACGGGCCATGCTGGCGTTGGCAGGTGCTTATGAGGCGGCGGCCACCGGGTGGATCGACGCCCTGCCTGATCCGATGATGACGCAGGGCGTGTTGTGA
- the asd gene encoding archaetidylserine decarboxylase (Phosphatidylserine decarboxylase is synthesized as a single chain precursor. Generation of the pyruvoyl active site from a Ser is coupled to cleavage of a Gly-Ser bond between the larger (beta) and smaller (alpha chains). It is an integral membrane protein.): protein MNRDRLFALLQYPLPQHAISRLAGQLADARTPWIRDTFIQRFASHYDIDMSEALEPDLGAYKSFNDFFTRALKPDARPIDSGIVSPADGVLSQFGRIDHGTLMQAKGHAYSLTALLGGDDAAASELRDGSFATVYLSPRDYHRVHMPLEGRLIRTIYVPGRLFSVNQATAREVPGLFARNERLVCLFETELGPMALVLVGAMIVAGIETVWSGQVTPLSRQPHSNDWAKGDITLGKGDEMGRFHLGSSVVMCLPKAYTFNETLTPGMKIRLGQQLAPDPDIPTDTLTPEELS, encoded by the coding sequence TTGAATCGTGATCGTCTGTTTGCCCTGCTGCAATATCCGCTGCCCCAGCACGCCATTTCCCGACTGGCAGGACAGCTTGCCGATGCGCGCACGCCCTGGATCAGGGATACGTTCATTCAGCGCTTTGCCAGCCACTACGACATCGACATGAGCGAGGCGCTGGAACCCGACCTCGGTGCGTACAAGAGTTTCAATGACTTCTTTACCCGGGCACTCAAGCCCGATGCCCGTCCCATTGATTCCGGGATCGTCTCACCTGCGGACGGCGTGCTCTCGCAGTTCGGGCGCATCGATCACGGCACGCTAATGCAGGCCAAGGGCCATGCCTACTCGCTGACGGCCCTGCTTGGCGGAGATGATGCCGCAGCGTCCGAGCTGCGTGATGGCAGTTTTGCCACCGTGTATCTCTCGCCACGGGACTATCACCGCGTGCACATGCCCCTTGAAGGACGCCTGATTCGCACCATCTACGTGCCCGGCCGGCTCTTTTCGGTCAACCAGGCCACCGCTCGTGAAGTGCCCGGGCTTTTTGCTCGCAACGAACGACTGGTGTGCCTGTTTGAAACCGAACTTGGGCCCATGGCGCTGGTACTGGTCGGCGCGATGATTGTTGCCGGCATCGAAACCGTCTGGTCGGGTCAGGTCACCCCGCTGTCGCGTCAGCCCCACAGCAATGACTGGGCCAAAGGCGACATCACTCTGGGCAAGGGCGACGAAATGGGCCGCTTTCACCTCGGCTCTTCCGTGGTCATGTGTTTGCCGAAGGCCTACACCTTCAATGAGACGCTCACGCCCGGCATGAAGATTCGTCTGGGTCAGCAGCTGGCGCCTGATCCTGACATCCCGACCGATACACTCACGCCGGAAGAGCTTTCCTGA